From Oscillospiraceae bacterium CM, a single genomic window includes:
- a CDS encoding cysteine--tRNA ligase, whose translation MKLFNTMTMKKEEFVPLVPGAVKMYACGPTVYNYIHVGNARPLIVFDVLRRYLEYRGYDVTFVQNFTDVDDKIIGRAREEGTTPEAVAEKYIAEYFKDAEGLGVRAATIHPRATENIGEIVALIETLVDKGSAYVSNGDVYFKTSSFPQYGKLSHQPLDELLAGARIDVSDVKESPMDFALWKAAKPGEPSWPSPWGEGRPGWHIECSAMSSRYLGKTIDLHCGGQDLTFPHHENEIAQSEAANGTEFVRYWLHNGFISIDNKKMSKSLGNFFTVREAAEAYGYDTIRMFMLMSHYRSPLNYSGDILIQAKNALDRLKTFRKNLQFVQENGADGGLSGNEKTATAALPGYRERFIEAMDDDFNTADAIAVLFELVREGNSMTAADKNPSKELAAAILALFDELDGVLGLLYAETGAENLADTVEALIAARQAARQAKNWAEADRIRDEIKAMGIVLEDTPQGVKWHKA comes from the coding sequence TTGAAGCTGTTTAACACGATGACCATGAAAAAAGAAGAATTTGTACCGCTGGTGCCCGGCGCTGTCAAGATGTACGCCTGCGGGCCGACGGTGTATAATTATATCCACGTCGGCAACGCGCGGCCGCTCATTGTCTTTGACGTTTTGCGCCGCTATCTCGAGTATCGCGGGTATGATGTCACATTCGTCCAGAACTTCACGGATGTCGACGATAAGATTATCGGTCGCGCCAGAGAAGAGGGGACGACGCCGGAGGCTGTTGCCGAGAAATACATTGCCGAATATTTTAAAGACGCTGAGGGCCTCGGTGTTCGCGCGGCGACCATCCACCCGCGAGCGACGGAGAATATCGGCGAGATCGTCGCCCTGATTGAAACGCTTGTCGACAAGGGCAGCGCCTACGTCTCAAACGGGGATGTCTACTTTAAAACATCATCGTTTCCGCAGTACGGCAAGCTCTCGCACCAGCCGCTTGACGAGCTTCTCGCCGGGGCGCGCATCGATGTGAGCGACGTTAAGGAAAGCCCGATGGACTTTGCGCTGTGGAAGGCGGCAAAGCCGGGCGAGCCGTCTTGGCCATCCCCGTGGGGGGAAGGGCGGCCGGGCTGGCACATTGAGTGCTCGGCCATGTCCAGCCGCTATCTGGGGAAGACGATTGACCTCCACTGCGGCGGGCAGGACCTCACCTTTCCGCACCACGAAAATGAAATTGCCCAGTCGGAGGCGGCCAATGGCACAGAATTCGTCCGATACTGGCTGCATAACGGCTTTATCAGCATCGACAACAAAAAAATGTCCAAGTCACTCGGTAATTTTTTCACCGTCCGGGAGGCGGCCGAGGCGTATGGGTACGATACGATCCGAATGTTCATGCTGATGAGCCACTACAGAAGCCCCCTCAACTATTCCGGGGACATTCTTATACAAGCCAAAAACGCGCTGGACCGGCTGAAAACGTTTCGGAAGAACCTCCAGTTCGTTCAGGAAAACGGCGCTGACGGCGGCCTTTCCGGAAACGAGAAGACGGCCACAGCGGCGCTGCCGGGCTACCGCGAGCGGTTTATCGAAGCCATGGACGATGACTTTAATACGGCCGACGCCATCGCCGTTCTTTTCGAGCTTGTTCGAGAGGGCAACAGCATGACGGCAGCGGATAAAAACCCTTCCAAAGAGCTGGCGGCGGCGATACTGGCATTGTTTGACGAGCTGGACGGCGTCCTCGGCCTCCTCTACGCAGAAACGGGCGCGGAGAACCTCGCGGATACGGTGGAGGCGCTGATCGCCGCACGGCAGGCAGCCCGGCAAGCAAAGAATTGGGCCGAGGCCGACCGCATCCGCGACGAGATCAAAGCGATGGGTATCGTTTTAGAGGACACCCCGCAGGGCGTCAAATGGCACAAGGCTTAA
- the cysE gene encoding serine O-acetyltransferase: protein MFKNLRETIKAYQKRDPAARSALEVFLLYTGLHAVMYHRLAHWLFRHKLLFLARVVSQWSRFWTGVEIHPGAKIGRRFVIDHGMGIVIGETTEIGDDVLLYQGVTLGGTGKDKGKRHPTLGSNVMVGAGAKVLGPFKVGDNARIAANAVVLKEVPPDATAVGVPARIVNVAGVKVNYAEIVDQISVTDPVAIELATLCAQVQLLEKKMAEQQATAYRHGT from the coding sequence ATGTTTAAAAACCTGCGTGAAACGATCAAAGCTTATCAAAAGCGCGACCCGGCGGCGCGGAGCGCGCTGGAGGTATTCCTGCTGTATACCGGTCTGCACGCCGTGATGTATCACCGCTTGGCGCATTGGCTTTTCCGGCACAAGCTTCTCTTTCTGGCGCGCGTTGTGTCTCAGTGGTCACGCTTTTGGACAGGGGTAGAAATTCACCCCGGGGCAAAAATCGGCCGCCGCTTCGTCATAGACCACGGCATGGGCATCGTCATCGGCGAGACGACGGAGATCGGTGACGACGTACTTCTCTATCAGGGCGTCACGCTCGGCGGTACCGGCAAGGACAAGGGCAAGCGCCACCCGACGCTGGGCAGCAACGTGATGGTCGGCGCGGGGGCAAAGGTGCTCGGCCCGTTCAAGGTCGGCGATAACGCGCGTATTGCGGCCAACGCCGTCGTCCTCAAAGAGGTGCCGCCGGACGCTACAGCTGTCGGCGTCCCGGCGCGGATTGTGAACGTTGCGGGCGTGAAGGTCAATTACGCCGAGATTGTCGACCAAATCAGCGTGACGGACCCCGTCGCCATCGAGCTGGCAACGCTTTGCGCACAGGTGCAGCTTTTGGAAAAGAAGATGGCCGAGCAGCAGGCCACGGCTTACAGGCACGGCACATAA
- a CDS encoding transposase yields the protein MELQKRKKLRLPEHDYAQNGMYFITMCTKDRQNLFWDVGAIINRPQDIPTLSDYGIIAEKTLFEIPKRYPHVRVDKYVIMPNHIHLILHLDNTDLDGGRIIFAPTTVSKIIQQYKSTVTKEIGMPLWQKSYYEHIIRNEKDYNDIWQYIHTNPEKWHEDKYNKFIMV from the coding sequence ATGGAACTACAAAAACGAAAGAAGCTACGCCTGCCTGAACATGATTACGCACAAAACGGCATGTATTTTATCACAATGTGCACGAAAGACAGGCAAAATTTGTTCTGGGATGTAGGGGCGATTATCAATCGCCCGCAGGATATACCGACATTATCAGATTACGGCATCATAGCGGAAAAGACTTTATTTGAAATACCAAAGCGGTATCCTCACGTGCGTGTCGATAAATATGTGATCATGCCCAATCACATTCATCTGATCTTACATCTGGATAATACTGATTTGGACGGCGGGCGAATAATATTCGCCCCTACGACAGTATCAAAAATTATTCAGCAATATAAAAGCACTGTGACAAAAGAAATTGGGATGCCATTGTGGCAAAAATCATATTATGAACACATTATCAGAAATGAAAAAGATTATAATGATATCTGGCAGTATATTCATACAAATCCTGAAAAATGGCATGAAGATAAATACAATAAGTTCATCATGGTATAG